Proteins from a single region of Abyssalbus ytuae:
- the rpsL gene encoding 30S ribosomal protein S12, with protein MPTISQLVRKGRAQITKKSKSAALDSCPQRRGVCTRVYTTTPKKPNSAMRKVARVRLTNGNEVNAYIPGEGHNLQEHSIVLVRGGRVKDLPGVRYHIVRGALDTAGVQGRTQRRSKYGAKRPKDKK; from the coding sequence ATGCCAACAATTTCACAATTAGTACGAAAAGGAAGGGCCCAGATTACTAAGAAGAGTAAATCGGCTGCTTTGGATTCGTGTCCGCAAAGACGTGGGGTTTGTACGCGTGTTTATACCACAACACCTAAGAAGCCGAATTCAGCTATGAGGAAAGTAGCAAGGGTTCGTCTTACTAATGGTAATGAGGTAAACGCCTACATCCCTGGTGAAGGTCACAACCTCCAGGAGCACTCGATAGTATTGGTAAGAGGCGGAAGGGTAAAAGATTTGCCGGGAGTTAGATATCATATTGTTCGTGGTGCTTTGGATACAGCAGGTGTTCAGGGTAGAACGCAACGTAGATCTAAGTACGGTGCAAAACGCCCTAAAGACAAAAAGTAA
- the rpsG gene encoding 30S ribosomal protein S7, whose translation MRKRQAKKRPLLPDPRFNDQLVTRFVNNLMWDGKKSVAFKVFYDAIDIVDQKKQDEEKTALELWKDALSNVMPHVEVRSRRVGGATFQIPMQIRPDRKVSMAMKWLIGYARKRNEKSMAQKLAAEILAAAKEEGAAVKKRVDTHKMAEANKAFSHFRF comes from the coding sequence ATGAGAAAAAGACAGGCGAAAAAAAGACCTCTTTTACCAGATCCAAGATTTAATGACCAATTGGTTACCCGTTTTGTTAATAATCTTATGTGGGATGGTAAAAAGTCTGTAGCGTTTAAAGTGTTCTATGATGCAATAGATATTGTAGATCAGAAAAAACAAGACGAAGAAAAAACTGCTTTGGAATTATGGAAAGATGCATTGTCTAATGTAATGCCTCACGTAGAAGTGCGTTCGCGACGAGTGGGGGGTGCTACATTTCAGATTCCTATGCAAATCAGGCCGGATAGAAAAGTGTCAATGGCAATGAAGTGGTTAATTGGTTATGCTCGTAAAAGAAACGAGAAGTCAATGGCTCAAAAATTAGCTGCCGAAATATTAGCTGCTGCGAAAGAAGAAGGTGCTGCGGTTAAGAAAAGAGTTGATACTCATAAAATGGCTGAGGCTAACAAAGCATTCTCACATTTTAGATTTTAA